The Emcibacter nanhaiensis genome has a window encoding:
- the obgE gene encoding GTPase ObgE, translated as MQFLDQCKIYTRSGAGGQGCVSFRREKFVEFGGPDGGNGGRGGHILVEAVEGLNTLIDYRYKQHFKAQRGGHGMGQNRTGAQGKDLVLKVPVGTQIFDENHEVLLADLTEPGQVIMLLEGGRGGVGNAAFKSSVNQAPRKSTPGGPAEEMWIWLQLKLMADVGLVGLPNAGKSTFLAATSRAKPKIGDYPFTTLKPQLGVVSVDEREFVIADIPGLIEGAHEGHGLGDRFLGHVERCATLLHLIDGTGEDVVEAYQTVRHELEAYGEGLEQKKEIIGLNKIDALDDELIEMLTDELRQVTDSPIMPLSGVSGKGVDKVLRALLKNVDEARELDMSDASAPYLSAATLTDDHEDEIPEEEEDPEGWSPI; from the coding sequence ATGCAGTTCCTCGACCAATGTAAGATCTATACCCGTTCAGGCGCCGGCGGACAGGGGTGCGTCAGCTTCCGGCGCGAGAAGTTCGTCGAATTCGGCGGCCCCGACGGCGGCAACGGCGGACGCGGCGGCCATATACTGGTCGAGGCCGTGGAAGGTCTCAACACCCTGATCGACTATCGCTACAAGCAGCATTTCAAGGCCCAGCGCGGCGGTCACGGCATGGGCCAGAACCGCACCGGCGCCCAAGGCAAAGACCTGGTGCTCAAGGTGCCGGTCGGCACCCAGATTTTTGATGAAAACCACGAAGTGCTGCTGGCCGACCTGACCGAACCGGGACAGGTGATCATGCTGCTGGAAGGCGGCAGGGGCGGCGTCGGCAACGCCGCCTTCAAATCCTCCGTCAATCAGGCGCCGCGCAAATCCACCCCCGGCGGCCCGGCCGAGGAAATGTGGATCTGGCTGCAGCTGAAGCTGATGGCCGATGTGGGCCTGGTCGGCCTGCCCAATGCGGGCAAGTCCACCTTTCTTGCCGCCACCAGCCGGGCCAAGCCGAAAATCGGCGATTACCCCTTCACCACCCTGAAGCCACAGCTTGGCGTCGTCAGCGTGGACGAGCGGGAATTCGTCATTGCCGACATTCCCGGCCTGATCGAGGGCGCCCACGAAGGCCACGGACTGGGCGACCGTTTCCTCGGCCATGTGGAGCGTTGCGCCACCCTGCTGCACCTGATCGACGGCACCGGCGAGGATGTGGTCGAAGCCTACCAGACCGTCCGCCACGAACTGGAAGCCTATGGCGAAGGCCTGGAGCAAAAGAAAGAGATCATCGGCCTCAACAAAATCGACGCGCTGGACGACGAACTGATCGAAATGTTGACGGATGAGCTCAGGCAAGTTACAGACTCTCCCATCATGCCCCTGTCCGGTGTTTCCGGTAAAGGGGTGGATAAGGTTCTCAGGGCGCTGCTGAAAAATGTCGATGAAGCCCGGGAACTGGATATGTCCGATGCCTCGGCCCCCTATCTGTCGGCCGCCACCCTGACAGATGACCATGAGGACGAGATACCGGAAGAGGAGGAAGATCCGGAAGGCTGGTCGCCGATCTAG
- a CDS encoding glutamate-5-semialdehyde dehydrogenase, whose amino-acid sequence MNTEHDIRKLMLAMGQSAREAAAILAESTTEQKNAALLAAAKALRTHKDDILAANARDMEIAKGRGLTGAMLDRLLLDNGRIEAMASGLEAIAELPDPVGDVMASWDRPNGLNISRVRVPLGVIGIIYESRPNVTADAGALCLKSGNASILRGGSESAHSSRAIYQCLVKGLEDAGLPEDAIQLIPTQDRSAVGELLGLAGLVDIIVPRGGKSLIERVQNESKVPVMAHLDGICHVYVDKDADLEKAVNIAVNSKMRRTGICGAMETLLIDETAAEKFLPPIAAALREKGCELRGDARCREIIPDMNAASEEDWDTEYLDAILSIRCVDGVEGAIKHIAEHGSHHTDSIVTENAETAAEFLGRVDSAIVMHNASTQFADGGEFGMGAEIGISTGKMHARGPVGLEQLTSYKYQVRGNGQTRP is encoded by the coding sequence ATGAACACAGAACATGACATCAGAAAACTGATGCTGGCCATGGGTCAGTCGGCCCGGGAAGCCGCTGCCATCCTGGCCGAAAGCACCACCGAACAGAAAAACGCCGCCCTGCTGGCCGCCGCCAAGGCGCTCCGGACCCACAAGGATGATATCCTGGCTGCCAATGCCAGGGATATGGAAATCGCCAAGGGCCGCGGCCTCACCGGCGCCATGCTGGACCGGCTGCTGCTGGACAACGGCCGTATCGAAGCCATGGCCTCCGGTCTTGAAGCCATTGCCGAACTGCCGGATCCGGTCGGCGACGTGATGGCCAGCTGGGACCGGCCCAACGGCCTCAATATTTCCCGTGTGCGGGTGCCGCTCGGCGTGATCGGCATTATCTATGAATCCCGCCCCAATGTGACGGCCGACGCCGGGGCCCTGTGCCTGAAATCGGGCAATGCCTCGATCCTGCGCGGCGGCTCTGAAAGCGCCCATTCCAGCCGGGCCATCTATCAGTGCCTGGTCAAGGGCCTGGAGGACGCCGGCCTGCCGGAAGACGCCATCCAGCTGATCCCCACCCAGGACCGTTCCGCGGTCGGCGAACTGCTGGGCCTGGCCGGCCTGGTGGACATCATCGTGCCCCGTGGCGGCAAGTCCCTGATTGAACGGGTTCAGAATGAAAGCAAGGTGCCGGTGATGGCCCATCTCGACGGCATCTGCCATGTCTATGTGGATAAAGACGCCGACCTGGAAAAAGCTGTCAATATCGCCGTCAATTCCAAAATGCGCCGCACCGGCATTTGCGGCGCCATGGAAACCCTGCTGATTGATGAAACAGCGGCGGAAAAATTCCTGCCGCCGATCGCCGCGGCGCTACGGGAAAAAGGCTGCGAGCTGCGTGGGGATGCCAGATGCCGGGAAATTATCCCGGATATGAACGCCGCCAGCGAAGAAGACTGGGACACGGAATATCTGGACGCCATCCTGTCGATCCGCTGCGTCGACGGCGTAGAGGGCGCCATCAAGCATATTGCCGAACACGGCTCGCATCACACAGACTCCATTGTCACGGAAAATGCCGAAACTGCGGCCGAGTTCCTGGGACGCGTCGACAGCGCCATTGTCATGCACAATGCCTCGACCCAGTTCGCCGACGGCGGC
- the proB gene encoding glutamate 5-kinase, with the protein MKQTIESFRRIVIKIGSALLVDADKGQLREDWLASIAEDVAALRAAGKDVILVSSGSIALGRKLLGLRPGKRLEENQAAAAAGQIELAAAYRESLGRHNLPVAQVLLTYGDTEERRRYLNARNTILQLLKLGVVPVINENDTVATDEMRYGDNDRLAARVATMCEADCLFLLSDIDGLYTADPNKNPHAEFVSTVNMITPQIERMAGSPISTGFGSGGMVTKIAAGKIATQGGCNMVIINGTKNHPVSGYLKDWHGTWFKPAENPLAAKKQWIMGTLETCGTLTIDDGAVKALKNGKSLLPAGVVRVAGTFDRGDTVTVVDISGEEIGRGLISYSSQEAGQLKGRRSNEIEQILGYVGREELIHRSDLVISGNGVK; encoded by the coding sequence ATGAAACAGACCATAGAGAGTTTTCGCCGTATCGTGATCAAAATCGGCTCCGCCCTGCTGGTGGACGCGGACAAGGGTCAGCTGCGCGAAGACTGGCTCGCCAGCATTGCCGAGGACGTGGCCGCCCTGCGCGCCGCCGGCAAGGATGTGATCCTGGTCTCGTCCGGCTCCATCGCGCTCGGGCGCAAGCTGCTGGGGCTGAGGCCCGGCAAGCGGCTGGAGGAGAACCAGGCCGCCGCCGCGGCCGGACAGATTGAACTGGCCGCCGCCTACCGGGAAAGCCTGGGCCGCCATAACCTGCCCGTCGCCCAGGTGCTTTTGACCTATGGCGACACGGAAGAACGCCGCCGTTATCTCAATGCCCGCAACACCATCCTGCAGCTCCTCAAGCTGGGCGTGGTGCCGGTGATCAATGAAAATGACACGGTCGCCACCGACGAGATGCGCTACGGCGACAATGACCGGCTCGCCGCCCGGGTTGCCACCATGTGCGAGGCGGACTGCCTGTTCCTGCTGTCGGACATTGACGGGCTCTACACGGCCGACCCCAACAAAAACCCCCATGCGGAATTTGTTTCTACCGTGAACATGATCACGCCGCAGATCGAACGCATGGCGGGAAGTCCTATTTCCACCGGCTTCGGCAGCGGCGGCATGGTCACCAAGATTGCCGCCGGCAAGATCGCCACCCAGGGCGGCTGCAACATGGTCATCATCAACGGCACCAAAAACCATCCCGTTTCCGGCTATCTCAAAGACTGGCACGGCACCTGGTTCAAACCGGCGGAAAACCCGCTGGCAGCCAAGAAACAATGGATTATGGGAACCCTGGAAACCTGTGGTACCCTGACCATTGACGATGGCGCGGTGAAAGCCCTGAAAAACGGCAAGAGCCTGCTGCCGGCCGGCGTGGTCCGGGTCGCCGGAACCTTTGATCGGGGCGACACGGTCACAGTGGTTGATATTAGCGGGGAAGAAATCGGTCGCGGACTGATTTCCTATTCCTCACAGGAAGCCGGACAGCTCAAAGGACGCCGCAGCAACGAGATCGAACAAATCCTCGGATATGTCGGACGGGAGGAATTAATCCACCGCAGCGACCTTGTTATTTCCGGAAACGGCGTTAAATAA